The following proteins are co-located in the Desulfobacterales bacterium genome:
- a CDS encoding NADH-quinone oxidoreductase subunit N produces MIVFVPELYTLIAAGVFFALSLASDNARRDFRLAFILSAVGLVLCVVWVGSRGILFAGTYQVDAFSQVFKCLLYMGFFLVVCLCERLDGVEARRHSEFYLLITLCTLALMLLVSCVHLLPLYIALELSSYSLYILVYLRKGYEKGIESAIKYFIIGATASAVMLFGFALLYGTGQSGYLIDLMQELPTRMNEPVVLIGFILSLSGFFFKLALFPFHFWAPDAYEGAPHQVAAYMATVSKAAAIAVLLRLISLSGGSEQLAWFLIVLSIASMTIGNLAAVVQKDLKRLLAFSSVAHAGYVMIGILSMNALGISSAVFYALSLMIMKFVCFMVVVKASNNGGNISISDLAGLHQRAPMLALALMLALFGLAGIPPTIGFTAKLLVFTAAMKTGLLWLVLVAMVNVVISLYYYLLVIKAAYFTKASGDAAPINVSASLQVLAVGLILVMILGGIYPHHLIELAQTAASSIGY; encoded by the coding sequence ATGATTGTATTTGTGCCTGAACTCTATACCCTGATTGCAGCCGGTGTTTTTTTCGCCCTGTCCCTGGCATCGGATAATGCCCGCCGGGATTTCCGCCTGGCGTTTATTCTCTCCGCGGTGGGGCTTGTACTTTGCGTGGTCTGGGTCGGCAGCCGGGGCATATTATTTGCCGGCACCTATCAGGTGGACGCGTTTTCGCAGGTGTTCAAGTGCCTGCTGTACATGGGCTTTTTTCTGGTGGTCTGCCTGTGCGAAAGGCTTGACGGGGTCGAAGCCCGCCGGCACAGCGAATTCTACCTGCTGATTACCCTCTGCACCCTGGCCCTGATGCTCCTGGTCAGCTGTGTGCATCTGCTGCCCCTCTACATCGCCCTGGAGCTATCCAGCTACAGCCTCTATATCCTGGTCTATCTCAGAAAAGGCTATGAAAAGGGGATCGAGTCGGCGATCAAGTATTTTATCATCGGCGCCACGGCCTCTGCGGTCATGCTCTTCGGATTTGCCCTGCTTTACGGGACCGGCCAGTCCGGCTATCTGATTGATTTGATGCAGGAGCTGCCTACCCGAATGAACGAGCCGGTGGTGCTGATCGGGTTTATCCTGTCTTTAAGCGGCTTCTTTTTTAAGCTCGCCCTGTTTCCCTTTCACTTTTGGGCGCCGGATGCCTATGAAGGGGCGCCGCACCAGGTCGCAGCCTATATGGCCACGGTCTCAAAAGCTGCGGCCATCGCGGTTTTGCTTCGGTTGATCTCCTTAAGCGGCGGAAGTGAGCAGCTGGCCTGGTTTCTGATCGTTTTATCGATCGCGTCGATGACCATCGGCAACCTGGCCGCCGTGGTGCAGAAAGACCTGAAACGGCTGCTGGCCTTCTCCAGTGTCGCCCATGCGGGCTACGTGATGATCGGCATCCTGAGCATGAACGCGCTGGGAATATCCAGCGCCGTATTCTACGCGTTGTCGCTTATGATCATGAAATTTGTTTGTTTCATGGTGGTGGTAAAGGCATCAAACAACGGGGGAAATATTTCGATAAGCGATCTGGCGGGTCTTCATCAGCGGGCGCCCATGCTGGCCCTGGCCCTTATGCTGGCGCTTTTCGGTCTGGCCGGCATTCCGCCGACCATAGGGTTTACGGCAAAACTCCTGGTCTTTACCGCGGCCATGAAAACCGGGCTCCTGTGGCTGGTTCTTGTGGCCATGGTCAATGTGGTGATTTCGCTTTACTACTACCTTCTGGTGATCAAAGCCGCGTATTTTACCAAAGCTTCGGGCGATGCCGCGCCGATTAATGTTTCAGCGTCTCTTCAAGTCCTGGCTGTGGGACTGATTCTTGTCATGATCCTGGGCGGCATTTACCCCCATCACCTGATTGAACTGGCCCAGACCGCAGCCAGCAGCATCGGGTATTAA
- the nuoK gene encoding NADH-quinone oxidoreductase subunit NuoK, producing the protein MIVPYTHVMLLAAILFLIGMLCTITRKNLIMILLGLEIMLNAAAVAFVGASLHAQHAEGQVMALFVLAVAAAEVSVGLALIVCIYRQTGTVDPECIESNTCRLE; encoded by the coding sequence ATGATCGTTCCCTACACCCACGTGATGCTGCTTGCGGCCATACTTTTTTTAATCGGGATGCTTTGCACGATCACCCGAAAGAATCTGATCATGATTCTTCTGGGGCTTGAGATCATGCTAAATGCCGCGGCGGTGGCTTTTGTAGGGGCAAGCCTCCATGCACAGCATGCGGAAGGGCAGGTGATGGCCCTGTTTGTCCTGGCCGTGGCCGCTGCCGAGGTGAGCGTCGGCCTGGCCCTCATTGTCTGCATCTACCGGCAGACCGGCACCGTTGATCCGGAATGTATTGAGTCGAACACGTGCCGGCTTGAATGA
- a CDS encoding NADH-quinone oxidoreductase subunit M: MLELHAAQFPFLSLILIACVIGLILVLLLPEDQKSVIKWVSAASGFVTLLLSIYVFAAYDKTLSGFQFVEQIDWIPALGITYLNGVDGFSVPLLLLTGLVYFTGVLTMWELETRVKEFFALFIMLVTGVFGMFMALDLFFIFIWYDVSLFPMYLLIIVWGSTRREYAAMKLMLYLLFGSALILPGLIYLVAESGLGTFSLPMLANMAEFTPFQQKLAFLLFFIGFGILAGVWPFHTWSPVGHVAAPTAVSMLHAGVLMKIGAFGILRVGIFLCPEGWQFWAPLMGFLATIGIIYGALAGLRQTDLKYVIGYSSVSHMGIVVLGLATVSVDGMNGAVFQMFAHGVMTALFFSSVGYIYDRTHTKAIADLGGLARQMPVASGYFVVAALTGIGVPCLASFWAELMVFIAAFKVYPVYGVVAVSALVVSALFILRVVQHAIFGPANEKFADLPDVSFGLGIPRMILVAAIVIFGLMPFLMYDTIQTSAMFLISGLP, from the coding sequence ATGCTGGAACTGCATGCCGCCCAATTTCCGTTTTTAAGCCTGATTCTGATCGCCTGTGTGATCGGCCTGATCCTGGTGCTGCTTTTGCCGGAGGACCAGAAATCGGTCATCAAGTGGGTCAGCGCAGCCAGCGGCTTTGTCACCCTGCTGCTTTCAATTTACGTATTTGCAGCTTACGACAAAACCCTTAGCGGGTTCCAGTTTGTCGAACAGATCGATTGGATCCCGGCCCTGGGCATTACCTATTTAAACGGGGTGGACGGGTTCAGCGTGCCGCTTCTCCTTTTAACCGGGCTCGTCTATTTTACCGGTGTGCTCACCATGTGGGAGCTGGAAACCCGGGTAAAGGAGTTCTTTGCGCTCTTTATCATGCTTGTGACCGGGGTTTTCGGCATGTTCATGGCCTTAGACCTCTTCTTCATCTTTATCTGGTATGACGTGTCGCTGTTTCCCATGTATCTGCTGATCATCGTCTGGGGCAGCACCCGGCGCGAATACGCGGCCATGAAACTCATGCTCTACCTTTTATTCGGCAGCGCCCTGATCCTGCCCGGTCTGATCTATCTGGTGGCGGAATCCGGGCTGGGGACCTTTTCGCTGCCCATGCTGGCCAATATGGCCGAGTTTACCCCGTTTCAGCAGAAGCTGGCGTTTCTGCTGTTCTTCATCGGGTTCGGCATCCTCGCCGGTGTCTGGCCGTTTCACACCTGGTCGCCGGTGGGCCACGTGGCGGCGCCCACGGCGGTCAGCATGCTGCATGCCGGGGTTTTAATGAAAATCGGGGCCTTTGGCATCCTCCGGGTCGGCATTTTTCTCTGCCCGGAAGGGTGGCAGTTCTGGGCGCCCTTAATGGGCTTTCTGGCGACCATCGGGATCATCTACGGCGCTTTGGCCGGCCTGCGGCAGACGGATTTAAAATATGTGATCGGCTATTCCAGCGTCTCGCATATGGGGATTGTGGTCCTGGGGCTGGCCACGGTCAGTGTGGACGGGATGAACGGCGCGGTTTTTCAGATGTTTGCCCACGGCGTTATGACGGCCCTTTTCTTTTCTTCGGTGGGCTATATTTATGACAGGACGCATACCAAGGCGATTGCGGATTTGGGGGGATTGGCCAGACAGATGCCGGTGGCCTCGGGCTACTTCGTGGTGGCCGCGTTAACCGGCATCGGCGTGCCCTGTCTCGCAAGCTTCTGGGCGGAGCTTATGGTCTTTATCGCAGCATTTAAGGTCTATCCGGTCTACGGGGTTGTTGCGGTAAGCGCCCTGGTCGTAAGTGCCCTGTTTATCCTGCGGGTGGTGCAGCACGCGATTTTCGGCCCGGCCAACGAAAAGTTCGCGGATCTGCCGGATGTCTCCTTCGGGCTGGGAATCCCCCGGATGATCCTGGTGGCGGCGATTGTGATTTTCGGCCTGATGCCTTTTTTAATGTATGATACCATTCAAACCAGCGCCATGTTCCTGATAAGCGGATTGCCATGA
- a CDS encoding NADH-quinone oxidoreductase subunit L: MPYNPIPQISLWAAAITSAGPMIAFAAIMILLRKKPRASAALSLTAVTASLVCAVFLLIRHWGMTTPMQATVNWMVSGDMVIPLGILLDPLSLLMLVVVAVICFLVQFYSLGYMANDPGFSRYYGFMSLFAWAMTALVLSPMLLQLYIFWELVGLASYFLIGFWYEKFSATQAGKKAFIMTRTGDLAFFLGILLLLAAGGTANILELNSIVLPGGLNSLLGALAALLIFGGIIGKSAQFPLLTWLPDAMEGPTPVSALLHSATMVAAGVFLYGRLFPFFSHSAIVMGFTLAIGTISMLLAATMAIVSRDIKQVWAYSTISQLGFMIMGLGAGGYFGGMFHLITHAGFKALLFLCAGALIHHYHSNDMFVIGRGGGRRMKIPVICTVIGAAALSGIWPFSGFFSKEAIMAGLAGLENPVWLLAGLLGVFLTAYYTFRLIFIILFPKSIESADTYTSAHDKSSADRFMAAPLVVLAAITVVLGFFQVPLHDFLIDIPGHGPAHGPVWLLPMALGLAIAAVILAWFEFGRKQASQMGFVEKIAPLYRLFSERWYLDHMYRWAVDNLLDKGIAALCQKNDDHVVDGSVHALGNGIVTGAKSIAGWHQMLIQRKLMVVFAVIFGLTLIMLMVG, encoded by the coding sequence ATGCCCTATAACCCCATACCGCAGATAAGCCTCTGGGCGGCGGCCATCACAAGTGCCGGCCCGATGATCGCATTTGCCGCCATCATGATCCTGCTGCGAAAGAAGCCGCGGGCGAGTGCCGCTCTCTCCTTAACCGCGGTGACGGCATCCCTTGTCTGCGCGGTATTTCTTCTGATCCGGCATTGGGGAATGACAACCCCCATGCAGGCAACGGTAAACTGGATGGTTTCGGGCGACATGGTGATTCCCCTGGGCATCCTCCTGGACCCCTTAAGCCTGTTGATGCTCGTGGTGGTGGCGGTGATCTGTTTTCTGGTCCAGTTCTATTCCCTGGGGTATATGGCGAACGATCCGGGGTTTTCGAGGTATTACGGCTTTATGTCGCTTTTCGCCTGGGCCATGACCGCCCTGGTGCTCTCGCCCATGCTGCTGCAGCTCTACATTTTCTGGGAGCTGGTGGGGCTTGCGTCCTATTTTTTGATCGGATTCTGGTACGAGAAGTTTTCCGCCACCCAGGCGGGCAAGAAAGCCTTTATCATGACCCGGACCGGGGACCTGGCCTTTTTCCTGGGCATTTTGCTGCTTCTGGCGGCGGGCGGTACGGCAAATATCCTGGAGTTAAACAGCATTGTCCTGCCCGGCGGCTTAAACAGCCTTTTAGGGGCATTGGCCGCACTTTTGATTTTCGGGGGAATCATCGGCAAAAGCGCCCAGTTTCCCCTTCTGACCTGGCTTCCGGATGCCATGGAGGGCCCGACACCGGTGAGCGCCCTTTTGCATTCAGCGACCATGGTGGCGGCAGGCGTCTTTCTGTACGGCCGGCTGTTCCCGTTTTTCAGCCACTCCGCCATTGTCATGGGCTTTACCCTGGCCATCGGCACCATCAGTATGCTGCTTGCCGCCACCATGGCGATCGTGAGCCGGGACATCAAGCAGGTCTGGGCCTATTCCACCATCAGCCAGCTGGGGTTTATGATTATGGGGCTTGGCGCGGGCGGCTATTTCGGCGGGATGTTTCACCTGATCACCCATGCGGGATTCAAGGCGCTTTTGTTTTTATGCGCGGGCGCCCTGATCCACCATTACCATTCCAATGACATGTTCGTGATCGGCCGGGGCGGGGGGCGCCGGATGAAAATACCCGTTATCTGCACGGTGATCGGGGCGGCCGCGCTGTCCGGGATCTGGCCGTTTTCCGGGTTTTTCAGCAAAGAGGCGATCATGGCGGGTCTTGCCGGGCTTGAGAATCCGGTGTGGCTGCTGGCCGGCTTGTTGGGGGTGTTTTTAACCGCCTATTACACGTTTCGGCTGATATTTATTATTTTGTTTCCTAAATCTATTGAATCCGCAGATACGTATACATCCGCCCATGACAAATCTTCGGCGGATCGGTTCATGGCCGCCCCCCTGGTGGTTTTGGCTGCAATTACGGTTGTCCTTGGGTTTTTCCAGGTTCCCCTGCATGATTTTTTAATCGATATCCCCGGCCACGGTCCGGCGCACGGGCCGGTGTGGCTTCTGCCTATGGCCCTTGGTCTGGCGATTGCCGCCGTTATCCTGGCCTGGTTTGAATTCGGCCGCAAACAGGCGAGCCAGATGGGGTTTGTTGAAAAGATAGCCCCGCTTTACCGGCTGTTTTCCGAGCGCTGGTACCTGGATCACATGTACCGGTGGGCCGTGGACAATCTCCTGGATAAAGGCATTGCCGCCCTCTGCCAGAAAAATGACGATCACGTGGTGGACGGCAGCGTCCATGCCCTGGGCAACGGGATCGTGACCGGCGCCAAAAGCATCGCCGGCTGGCACCAGATGCTGATTCAACGAAAGCTCATGGTGGTGTTCGCCGTGATATTCGGTTTAACCCTGATTATGCTGATGGTTGGATGA